A genome region from Panthera leo isolate Ple1 chromosome A2, P.leo_Ple1_pat1.1, whole genome shotgun sequence includes the following:
- the RANBP3 gene encoding ran-binding protein 3 isoform X8 produces MCSERRRGEKPAIAPPVFVFQKDKGQKSSAEQKDLSDSGEEPRGEAEAPHHGTGHPESAGEHALEPPAPASASASTPEAQLLPFPRELAGRPAGGSSPEGGEDSDREDGNYCPPVKRERTSSLTQFPPSQSVSKNNVFMPSTFCEPSAGNSDSEPEEKSSGFRLKPPTLIHGQAPSAGLPSQKPKEQQRSVLRPAVLQAPQPKALSQTVPSSGTNGLSIPADCTGATTATSPDTPARRSPSDEVRAPEDKDPQKNEPSGTGEDCEKAERAVQQAFVFGQNLRDRVKLIHENTEVADKENAGHPSSETPTATNYFLQYISSSLDNSTNSADTASNKFVFGQNMSERVLSPPKLNEVSSDANRENAAAESGSESSSQEATPEKANNISESLAESAAAYTKATARKCLLEKVEVITGEEAESNVLQIQCKLFVFDKASQSWVERGRGLLRLNDMASTDDGTLQSRLVMRTQGSLRLILNTKLWAQMQIDKASEKSIRITAMDTEDQGVKVFLISASSKDTGQLYAALHHRILALRSRVEQEQEAKMPAPEPGAAPSNEDDSDEDVLAPSGATGGGPGDEGDGQTAGST; encoded by the exons TGTCGGATTCGGGAGAGGAGCCTCGGGGGGAGGCTGAGGCCCCCCACCATGGCACGGGTCACCCCGAGTCAGCTGGTGAGCATGCCCTAGAGCCTCCTGCCCCCGCTAGCGCTTCAGCCAGCACTCCTGAAGCCCAGCTTCTTCCTTTCCCGCGAGAACTGGCAGGG AGGCCAGCCGGAGGCTCCAGCCCCGAAGGTGGAGAAG ATTCCGACCGAGAAGATGGAAATTACTGCCCTCCTGTCAAGCGAGAAAGAACGTCCTCTTTAACCCAGTTCCCACCGTCACAGTCAG TatcaaaaaacaatgtttttatgcCATCAACCTTCTGCGAGCCATCTGCAGGCAATTCTGACTCAGAACCAG AGGAAAAGAGCAGTGGGTTCCGGTTGAAGCCACCAACACTGATCCACGGCCAGGCACCCAGCGCAG GTCTGCCGAGCCAGAAACCCAAGGAGCAACAGCGGAGTGTGCTTCGCCCGGCAGTGTTGCAGGCCCCGCAGCCAAAGGCACTGTCACAGACCG TCCCCAGCAGCGGCACCAACGGGCTCAGCATCCCGGCAGACTGCACGGGGGCCACGACGGCCACATCGCCTGACACCCCCGCGCGGAGAAGTCCGTCTGATGAGGTGCGAGCCCCTGAG GACAAAGACCCCCAGAAGAATGAGCCTAGCGGTACCGGGGAGGACTGTGAGAAAGCAGAGCGGGCTGTACAGCAGGCGTTTGTGTTCGGACAGAACCTGAGGGACAGAGTCAAG TTAATACACGAGAACACTGAAGTGGCTGACAAGGAGAATGCCGGACATCCCAGTTCAGAAACGCCGACTGCGACCAACTATTTCCTTCAGTATATCAGCTCCAG TTTAGACAACTCGACCAACAGTGCCGACACCGCCAGCAACAAATTCGTGTTTGGCCAGAACATGAGCGAGCGCGTGCTG AGCCCCCCCAAGTTAAATGAAGTCAGTTCAGATGCCAACAGAGAAAACGCAGCTGCTGAATCCGGGTCCGAGTCCTCGTCCCAGGAGGCCACCCCCGAGAAAG CCAATAACATTTCAGAGTCCCTGGCCGAGTCGGCAGCCGCCTACACCAAGGCAACAGCCCGGAAGTGTTTGCTGGAAAAAGTGGAAGTCATCACCGGGGAGGAAGCGGAGAGCAACGTGTTACAG ATCCAGTGTAAGCTGTTTGTCTTTGACAAGGCCTCACAGTCGTGGGTGGAAAGAGGCCGGGGGCTGCTCAGACTCAACGACATGGCGTCAACTGACGATGGGACACTACAGTCCCGACTAG TGATGCGGACCCAGGGCAGCCTGCGGCTGATCCTCAACACCAAGCTGTGGGCCCAGATGCAGATTGACAAGGCCAGCGAAAAGAGCATACGCATCACAGCCATGGACACCGAGGACCAGGGCGTGAAGGTTTTCCTGATCTCA GCCAGTTCCAAGGACACGGGCCAGCTGTATGCAGCCCTGCACCACCGCATCCTGGCCCTGCGCAGCCGCGTGGAGCAGGAGCAGGAAGCCAAGATGCCTGCCCCCGAACCCGGGGCAGCCCCATCCAACGAGGACGACAGTGACGAGGACGTCCTGGCTCCATCAGGGGCCACCGGAGGCG GTCCTGGCGATGAAGGGGACGGGCAGACGGCCGGGAGCACATAG